A genome region from Halalkalibacillus sediminis includes the following:
- the purD gene encoding phosphoribosylamine--glycine ligase produces the protein MKVLIIGRGGREHVLAWKVAQSNRVEQVFVAPGNDGMEDVTTLLPIEESNHNELLNFAKKEEIDLTIVGPEVPLMAGIVDHFQEANLRIFGPTEAASLIEGSKDFAKALMKKYQIPTAASQTFHEIAPAKEYIHAQGAPIVIKADGLAAGKGVVVAQTLEEAEQAVDDMLGDQAFGEAGARIVIEEFLQGEEFSLMAFVNGTNVYPMVLSQDHKRAYDNDKGPNTGGMGAYSPVPQIEDTIYEQSIEKILKPTAEALVQEERSFTGILYAGLILTEGGPKVIEFNARFGDPEAQVVLPRLENDLVDVIESVLKAEPLELQWSQDAVVGVVLASKGYPGAYEKGASLPDLPAKNPPSLLFHAGTKNQAGEWKANGGRILLVASKQPTLEQAQQAVYHEMSRFESDHIFYRKDIASKALQI, from the coding sequence ATGAAGGTGTTGATCATCGGTCGAGGTGGACGCGAACACGTCCTCGCTTGGAAAGTAGCTCAAAGTAATCGGGTAGAGCAAGTATTCGTAGCGCCTGGCAATGATGGGATGGAAGACGTGACAACGCTACTTCCTATAGAGGAATCGAATCACAACGAACTCCTCAACTTTGCGAAAAAAGAAGAGATTGACCTGACAATCGTAGGACCAGAAGTACCACTTATGGCTGGGATCGTGGATCATTTTCAAGAAGCGAACCTTCGAATTTTCGGACCGACAGAAGCTGCTTCTCTCATAGAGGGAAGTAAAGACTTTGCGAAAGCGTTGATGAAAAAATATCAGATTCCTACTGCGGCATCGCAAACTTTCCATGAAATCGCACCTGCGAAAGAATACATACACGCGCAAGGTGCACCGATCGTCATCAAAGCGGATGGTCTCGCTGCTGGAAAAGGTGTTGTGGTTGCTCAAACGTTAGAAGAAGCGGAACAAGCAGTCGACGACATGCTTGGGGATCAAGCTTTTGGTGAAGCGGGAGCGCGAATCGTCATTGAAGAGTTCCTACAAGGTGAAGAGTTCTCTTTGATGGCTTTCGTCAATGGCACCAATGTCTACCCAATGGTTCTTTCGCAAGATCATAAGCGAGCATATGATAACGATAAAGGTCCAAACACTGGCGGCATGGGGGCTTATTCTCCAGTGCCTCAGATTGAAGACACTATCTACGAACAATCCATTGAAAAGATACTGAAACCGACAGCAGAAGCGCTCGTACAAGAGGAGCGATCATTCACGGGAATCCTTTACGCAGGTCTGATTTTGACAGAGGGTGGACCGAAAGTGATTGAGTTCAATGCTCGTTTCGGGGATCCAGAAGCACAAGTCGTTTTGCCGAGACTTGAGAATGATCTGGTAGATGTAATAGAGAGTGTGCTGAAAGCAGAGCCCCTCGAACTTCAATGGTCACAAGATGCAGTGGTTGGGGTAGTCCTGGCGTCAAAAGGCTATCCTGGAGCTTATGAAAAAGGTGCTTCACTGCCTGACTTGCCAGCCAAAAATCCACCAAGTCTGCTTTTCCACGCAGGAACTAAAAATCAGGCGGGAGAATGGAAGGCAAACGGAGGTAGAATCCTGTTAGTGGCTTCCAAACAACCTACGCTTGAACAAGCGCAGCAAGCGGTTTATCATGAAATGAGTCGTTTTGAAAGTGATCATATTTTTTACCGAAAAGATATTGCATCAAAAGCACTTCAAATATAG
- the purH gene encoding bifunctional phosphoribosylaminoimidazolecarboxamide formyltransferase/IMP cyclohydrolase, with translation MIKRALLSVSDKNGIEELAKKLDDAGVELISTGGTKRVIEEAGVTVKGISEVTDFPEIMDGRVKTLHPNVHGALLAKRSSEDHQSQLKEHGITPIDLVVVNLYPFKETVAKEDVSFEDAIENIDIGGPTLLRSAAKNHQDVTVVVNPEDYETVVTAVQNGEEVSFEKKKELAAKVFRHTAQYDSLVADYLTDEAFPETKTVTYERKQVLRYGENPHQKAAFYVEPFAEQSSLAHAKQLHGKELSYNNIQDADAALSMVREFDSPAAVAVKHTNPCGVGTGKSLFEAYSRAYAADPVSIFGGIVALNRPVEKEVADKLSQIFLEIIIAPSFTDEAFDILSKKKNIRLLEIPVEKSRGNERLHSVTGGVLIQEEDQYPVEDVEFTVATEREPTEDEWTDLKFAWQIVKHVKSNAILLAKDQQTVGVGAGQMNRVGAAAIAIEQAGAQAQGAAMASDAFFPMDDTVEAAHQAGVRAIIQPGGSIRDEDSIKKCNEYGITMVFTGVRHFKH, from the coding sequence ATGATCAAAAGAGCGCTACTTAGTGTTTCTGATAAGAATGGAATCGAAGAGCTCGCGAAGAAATTGGATGACGCGGGGGTCGAGTTGATTTCAACCGGTGGAACAAAGCGGGTGATCGAAGAAGCGGGTGTGACCGTCAAAGGAATATCAGAGGTGACAGATTTCCCTGAGATTATGGATGGGCGCGTGAAAACGTTGCACCCTAATGTTCATGGGGCATTACTTGCGAAAAGGTCCTCTGAAGATCACCAGTCTCAACTGAAGGAGCATGGAATTACGCCGATTGATTTAGTGGTGGTGAACCTTTATCCATTCAAAGAGACCGTGGCGAAAGAAGACGTTTCTTTTGAAGATGCCATTGAAAACATTGATATCGGTGGACCTACGTTGCTCCGCTCAGCAGCTAAGAATCATCAGGACGTAACAGTTGTTGTCAATCCCGAAGACTATGAAACTGTGGTTACAGCTGTTCAGAATGGTGAGGAAGTATCTTTTGAAAAGAAAAAAGAGCTTGCTGCCAAGGTGTTTCGCCATACAGCACAGTACGATTCTTTAGTGGCAGATTACTTAACAGACGAAGCTTTTCCTGAGACAAAAACCGTTACTTACGAGCGTAAACAAGTGCTTCGATACGGAGAGAATCCACATCAGAAAGCCGCTTTCTATGTCGAACCTTTTGCTGAACAATCATCTCTTGCGCATGCGAAACAATTACACGGGAAAGAATTATCCTACAACAATATTCAAGATGCTGATGCGGCACTATCGATGGTGCGTGAATTTGATTCTCCTGCTGCTGTAGCCGTTAAGCACACAAATCCGTGTGGGGTCGGAACAGGAAAGTCCTTGTTCGAAGCTTACTCTAGAGCTTATGCCGCAGATCCAGTATCGATTTTCGGAGGTATTGTCGCTTTGAATCGACCTGTTGAAAAAGAGGTCGCGGACAAGTTGAGCCAAATCTTTTTAGAAATCATCATTGCTCCGTCGTTCACAGATGAAGCTTTTGACATTTTATCGAAGAAGAAAAACATTCGATTGTTAGAAATTCCGGTGGAAAAGAGCCGTGGTAACGAACGTTTGCACTCAGTGACCGGTGGTGTGTTGATTCAAGAAGAAGATCAATACCCAGTGGAAGATGTTGAGTTCACCGTTGCGACAGAACGTGAGCCGACTGAAGATGAATGGACGGATCTCAAGTTCGCTTGGCAAATCGTCAAGCATGTGAAATCGAATGCGATTTTGTTAGCAAAAGATCAGCAGACGGTCGGAGTTGGAGCAGGTCAAATGAACCGTGTAGGAGCTGCAGCGATCGCGATCGAACAAGCCGGTGCTCAAGCTCAAGGGGCTGCGATGGCATCTGACGCCTTCTTTCCGATGGATGATACCGTGGAGGCAGCTCACCAAGCTGGAGTCCGAGCAATCATCCAACCGGGTGGATCTATTCGTGATGAAGATTCGATCAAGAAATGTAACGAGTACGGAATCACAATGGTGTTCACCGGAGTAAGACACTTTAAACACTAA
- the purN gene encoding phosphoribosylglycinamide formyltransferase translates to MKRIAIFASGSGSNFESIVQASRVQESGYEVVYLFSDRPKAFVLERAKKFGIEADAFSPKDFSDKIEYESKVLSLLQEKKIDLVVLAGYMRLIGPTILREFEGRIMNIHPSYLPAFPGKDAIGQALDSAALDTGVTVHFVDDGMDTGPIIEQVKIQIEKQDTYESLQEKIQKVEHELYPKTIASVAGRLGEHDQKSAT, encoded by the coding sequence ATGAAGCGAATAGCAATTTTCGCGTCTGGAAGTGGTTCGAATTTTGAATCGATCGTCCAAGCATCGCGTGTGCAGGAATCAGGGTACGAGGTCGTCTATCTTTTTTCAGATCGACCGAAGGCGTTTGTTCTTGAGCGAGCTAAGAAGTTCGGGATCGAAGCGGATGCTTTTTCGCCGAAAGATTTTTCCGATAAAATCGAGTACGAATCTAAGGTACTGTCATTGTTACAAGAGAAAAAGATTGACTTGGTTGTACTAGCGGGTTACATGCGCTTGATCGGGCCGACGATCTTAAGAGAATTTGAAGGGCGGATCATGAATATCCATCCATCGTATTTACCTGCATTTCCTGGAAAAGATGCGATCGGCCAGGCTTTAGATAGTGCTGCCTTAGATACAGGTGTGACTGTTCATTTCGTAGATGATGGTATGGACACAGGGCCGATCATTGAACAGGTGAAAATACAGATTGAAAAACAAGATACATATGAAAGTTTGCAAGAAAAAATTCAGAAGGTGGAGCATGAGTTGTACCCTAAGACGATTGCTTCAGTCGCAGGAAGGTTGGGAGAACATGATCAAAAGAGCGCTACTTAG
- the purM gene encoding phosphoribosylformylglycinamidine cyclo-ligase, which translates to MSQAYRQAGVDIEAGYEAVERMKSHVKRTERKGVMGALGGFGGMFDLSSLNLKEPVLISGTDGVGTKLRLAFETDQHDTIGVDAVAMCVNDIIAQGAEPLYFLDYLALGKADPEKIEQIVKGVADGCEKSGCALIGGETAEMPGLYDVDEYDIAGFAVGACEKSDIITGEDIQAGDVLLGLPSSGVHSNGFSLVRKIVEEAELDWNKVYEPFKRPLGEVLLTPTKIYVSAILALMEKVTIKGMAHITGGGFHENIPRMLPEGFGAEIELDTVPMPDVFPFLQSYGNLDLNEMYHVFNMGIGMVLTVNKEDARTVLETLKSIGEDGYELGTVNHSGELELKRGKM; encoded by the coding sequence ATGTCACAAGCCTATCGCCAGGCCGGTGTAGATATTGAAGCAGGATATGAAGCGGTTGAACGAATGAAATCCCATGTAAAGAGGACCGAGCGAAAAGGTGTCATGGGAGCATTAGGCGGCTTTGGTGGAATGTTCGACCTATCCAGTTTGAATTTAAAAGAGCCTGTCTTAATTTCTGGAACAGACGGTGTCGGGACGAAATTGAGGCTCGCATTTGAAACGGATCAACACGATACAATCGGAGTGGACGCAGTCGCGATGTGCGTTAATGATATCATCGCTCAAGGTGCGGAACCGTTATATTTTTTGGACTATCTAGCACTTGGAAAAGCTGATCCCGAGAAAATCGAGCAGATCGTCAAAGGTGTCGCTGATGGGTGTGAGAAGTCAGGTTGTGCATTAATCGGCGGCGAGACAGCTGAAATGCCGGGATTATATGATGTAGATGAATATGACATCGCTGGTTTTGCAGTAGGTGCGTGTGAGAAAAGTGATATCATCACGGGCGAAGATATTCAAGCTGGAGATGTACTGCTTGGCTTACCTTCTTCAGGGGTGCACAGCAATGGCTTCTCTTTGGTCCGGAAGATTGTAGAGGAAGCGGAGTTGGATTGGAATAAAGTTTACGAACCTTTCAAGCGTCCGTTAGGTGAAGTGTTACTGACCCCAACGAAAATTTACGTTTCTGCCATTCTTGCTTTGATGGAAAAAGTCACAATCAAAGGGATGGCTCACATCACTGGTGGAGGGTTTCATGAAAATATCCCTCGGATGCTGCCTGAAGGATTTGGCGCTGAGATTGAGCTTGATACTGTTCCTATGCCAGATGTATTCCCTTTTTTACAAAGCTACGGAAATCTGGATCTTAATGAAATGTATCACGTATTCAATATGGGGATTGGAATGGTACTGACAGTTAATAAAGAGGATGCAAGAACAGTTCTTGAGACATTGAAATCAATCGGTGAAGATGGATATGAATTAGGGACAGTCAATCACTCGGGTGAACTAGAGTTGAAAAGAGGGAAAATGTAA